GAGTGGCACGACGCTCCTCCCTTGTCGAAGGAGGCCTTCGAGGCCGCGATCCGCGCCGTGGGCGAGGAGCGCTATCACGACAAGCATCCGTTCCACAAAATGCTGCATGGCGGAAAGCTGAGCAAAGGCCAGGTGCAGGCCTGGGCGCTCAACCGCTATTGCTATCAGGAGGCGGTGCCGCGCAAGGACGCCGCCTTCATGAGCCGCGTCCATGACCGCGAATTGCGGCGCGAATGGATTCATCGCATCCATGATCATGATGGATTGGGCGAGGAAGGCGGCGGCATAGAGCGCTGGCTGGTGCTCACCGACGGGCTCGGCCTCTCGCGCGACTACGTCACCTCGCGCAAGGGCGCGCTGCCGGCGACGAAATTCGCTGTCGAGGCCTATGTGCGCTTCGTCGTCGAGCAGCCGCTCGTCATAGCGGTCGCCTCATCGCTGACGGAGCTGTTCGCGCCGGCGATCCATCGCGAGCGCATCGCGGGAATGCTCGAGAATTACGATTTCGTCGACGATTCCGTGATGGCCTATTTCAAGCGCCGCCTCGCCCAGGCGCCGCGCGACAGCGATTTCGCATTGTCGTATATTCTCCAGCACGCCTATACGCGGGCGGAGCAGGAAGCCTGCGTCGGCGCCGTGCGCTTCAAATGCGACGTGCTATGGGCGCAGCTCGACGCGCTCTATCAGGCCTATGTGACCGGCCTCATCCCCCCCGGCGCGTTTACGCCGGGAGAGAAGTGAAGGACGAGAGAATGAGCGAAGCGCGTTTCGTTGTGGCGCCGGAGTCGAAGCCGGCCTTCACGCGCTATTCGCGCCTGCACGAGGATGTCGTGCGGAAGCGCAAGGTGATCCTCGCGCCGGAACGCGCCTATGAGCTGGACGCCATCGGCCTCGCCGTGCTCGGCCATGTGGATGGCGTCGCCAGCGTCGCCGAGATTTCGCAGCGTCTCGCACAGACCTATTCGGCGTCCGTCGATGTGATCCAGACGGATGTGGTCAAGCTGCTGCAAGGCCTCGCCGACAAGCGCCTGCTGCGCGACGGGCCGGACGCGTTTTCGCCGCCTCCCCTCTCGCAGACAGCGAAATCCTATGCGCCCTTCGAGCGCGGCCCGGCGGGCCTGCTCGCCGAGCTGACGCATCGCTGTCCGCTGCAATGCCCCTATTGCTCCAATCCGCTCGATCTCGAGCGCGCCAATACGGAACTCACTTCCGGCGAATGGGGCGACGTGTTCCGTCAGGCCGCTTCCATCGGCGCGCTGCAATTGCATCTCTCGGGCGGCGAGCCGACCATTCGCCGCGATCTCGAGGAGATTCTCGCTCACGCCGTCGACGCCGGCCTCTACACCAATCTCGTGACCTCCGCCGTGCTGCTGACGCGCGAGCGTTTGGCGCATCTCGCCGAGATCGGCCTCGATCATGTGCAGGTCTCGGTGCAGGACGTCGTACCGGAAAGCTCGGACCATATTTCCGGCTATGAGGGCGGAGTCGCCAAGAAGCGCGATGTCGCGCGCTGGGCGCGCGAGCTCGGCCTCGGCCTCACCATCAATGCGCCGATCCATCGCCAGAACATCGACCATCTGCCGCAGATCATCGATTTCGCGGTGGAGGTCGACGCGCAGCGGCTCGAGGTGGCGCATATTCAATATTACGCCTGGGCGGAAGTGAACCGCGCCGCGCTGATCCCGACGCGCGAGAAATTCCTCGCGACCGTCGGAATAGTGGAAGAGGCGAAGAAGCGCCTGCAGGGCGTGCTCAATTTCGATTTCGTGATCCATGATCACTACGCCTCGCGCCCCAAGGCCTGCACGGGCGGCTGGGGCCGCAGCATCATGGTGGTGACGCCCTCCGGCAAGGCCCTGCCCTGCCATGCCGCGCAGACTCTGCCGGGCCTTTCCTTCGACAATGTGCGCCAGCTCCCGCTCGCCGAGATTTGGCGCAATGGCGCGGCCTTCGAGGCCTTCCGCGGCGAGGAATGGATGAAGGAGCCGTGCCGCAGCTGCGACAAGCGCGAGATCGACTATGGCGGCTGCCGCTGCCAGGCGCTCGCCGTCACCGGCGACGCGACGGCCACCGATCCGGCCTGCCATCGCTCGGATCATCACGCGCAATTCGCCGCGCTGGGCCAAACGGAGTCGCTGCTGCCGGCGCCGCCTTTCGTCTACCGCCGTCTCGGCGGGGCGGGCCGCAAGGAGAAGGCGCTGGACGAGCAGCCGGCGTGAGCGGCCTCAGACTTCGACGAGATCGAGTCGCTTCTCGATACGGTCGAGGCGAAACTCGATACGGTCGATGCGGCTCGACAAGGAGGCGCCCTGCTGCTCGAGGATTCCTAACCGCGTCTTGATCTCCCGATTGTCCTCATGGAGCGCATCGAGCCGGTCGTTCAGACGACGCAAATAGACCAGGACGACGTTGTCGGGTTCTTCAGCCATATTTCGATCCTCGCGAAACAATCATACGCTTTCGGCCAAGGGAAACAACCGCCTCACCTCTGCGCCGGCGCGATCTGGTTGCGCGGATCGTCCTTCGGATTGACGTAGT
This genomic window from Methylosinus sp. H3A contains:
- the pqqC gene encoding pyrroloquinoline-quinone synthase PqqC: MNDFSTAEWHDAPPLSKEAFEAAIRAVGEERYHDKHPFHKMLHGGKLSKGQVQAWALNRYCYQEAVPRKDAAFMSRVHDRELRREWIHRIHDHDGLGEEGGGIERWLVLTDGLGLSRDYVTSRKGALPATKFAVEAYVRFVVEQPLVIAVASSLTELFAPAIHRERIAGMLENYDFVDDSVMAYFKRRLAQAPRDSDFALSYILQHAYTRAEQEACVGAVRFKCDVLWAQLDALYQAYVTGLIPPGAFTPGEK
- the pqqE gene encoding pyrroloquinoline quinone biosynthesis protein PqqE yields the protein MSEARFVVAPESKPAFTRYSRLHEDVVRKRKVILAPERAYELDAIGLAVLGHVDGVASVAEISQRLAQTYSASVDVIQTDVVKLLQGLADKRLLRDGPDAFSPPPLSQTAKSYAPFERGPAGLLAELTHRCPLQCPYCSNPLDLERANTELTSGEWGDVFRQAASIGALQLHLSGGEPTIRRDLEEILAHAVDAGLYTNLVTSAVLLTRERLAHLAEIGLDHVQVSVQDVVPESSDHISGYEGGVAKKRDVARWARELGLGLTINAPIHRQNIDHLPQIIDFAVEVDAQRLEVAHIQYYAWAEVNRAALIPTREKFLATVGIVEEAKKRLQGVLNFDFVIHDHYASRPKACTGGWGRSIMVVTPSGKALPCHAAQTLPGLSFDNVRQLPLAEIWRNGAAFEAFRGEEWMKEPCRSCDKREIDYGGCRCQALAVTGDATATDPACHRSDHHAQFAALGQTESLLPAPPFVYRRLGGAGRKEKALDEQPA